A stretch of Deltaproteobacteria bacterium DNA encodes these proteins:
- a CDS encoding zinc-ribbon domain-containing protein translates to MIIQCDKCQAKFRISDDKVGDKGVKVKCSKCQNYFIVRKDATPEAPAFGGIEFEEEQEQPPQEQSQQEQPSAPSFDAGAGAGGEEAGAGSSYGDISFGSGQAEAPSFDMGAGGAATESDQGSSYGDISFGSGQAEAPSFDMGAGGAATESDQGSSYGDLSFGSGQAEAPSFDMGAGGAADSGQGSSFGEVSFGSGQAEAPSFDMGAGGATDSGQGSSFGETPSFGETPSFGETPSFGDTPSFGETPSFGEPPSFGETPSAASKGPSFGFEAADSAGPSSESTVMFTVGESGAAKATAAPGESEKTLFAGGFGADEKADTHLDTETATGEKDLFGEEAAGAAAEETVSPKPAKKFSFPIGGDKLKKIIPIVLILAVIGGAAFLYTQGFLDPVVKRITALTGGVKDEGPPIAFKSLKYSYVDNVNPDVGRLLVLDGEVQSMVEEDVEVGAIRVVIKGIDKNVIKKQSASPTGLITEETLRTLPLAEINKELSGRRLTSKVPAKGTMHFTVVFAGIGEDAASATVEIVY, encoded by the coding sequence TTGATTATACAGTGCGATAAATGTCAAGCCAAGTTTAGAATAAGCGACGACAAGGTCGGCGATAAGGGCGTTAAGGTAAAATGCTCTAAATGTCAGAACTACTTTATTGTCAGAAAAGATGCTACACCCGAGGCCCCGGCATTCGGTGGCATAGAGTTTGAGGAAGAACAGGAGCAGCCGCCGCAGGAGCAATCTCAGCAGGAGCAGCCTTCTGCGCCTTCTTTTGATGCGGGCGCAGGTGCAGGCGGCGAAGAAGCGGGAGCAGGTTCGTCTTACGGAGACATAAGTTTCGGCTCTGGGCAGGCAGAGGCCCCATCGTTTGATATGGGTGCAGGCGGCGCTGCCACTGAGTCTGATCAGGGGTCATCTTATGGGGACATAAGTTTTGGCTCCGGGCAGGCAGAGGCCCCGTCGTTTGATATGGGCGCAGGCGGCGCTGCCACTGAGTCTGATCAGGGGTCATCTTATGGGGACCTAAGTTTTGGCTCCGGCCAGGCAGAGGCCCCGTCCTTTGATATGGGCGCAGGCGGCGCTGCGGATTCGGGCCAGGGCTCTTCGTTTGGCGAGGTGAGTTTTGGCTCCGGCCAGGCAGAGGCCCCGTCGTTTGACATGGGCGCAGGCGGCGCTACGGATTCGGGCCAGGGCTCTTCGTTTGGCGAGACGCCGTCTTTTGGCGAAACCCCATCTTTTGGAGAAACTCCTTCGTTTGGCGATACGCCGTCTTTTGGCGAAACCCCGTCTTTTGGAGAACCCCCGTCGTTTGGCGAGACGCCTTCCGCTGCATCGAAGGGCCCATCGTTTGGGTTCGAGGCTGCCGATAGCGCCGGGCCTTCTTCCGAATCTACGGTTATGTTTACCGTTGGCGAATCCGGCGCGGCAAAGGCAACGGCTGCGCCAGGCGAGTCCGAGAAAACGCTTTTTGCCGGCGGCTTCGGGGCCGATGAGAAGGCCGATACGCACCTCGATACGGAAACCGCTACGGGAGAGAAAGATCTTTTTGGCGAAGAAGCGGCAGGCGCGGCTGCCGAAGAAACGGTCTCCCCCAAACCAGCAAAGAAGTTTTCATTTCCGATAGGAGGAGATAAATTGAAGAAGATTATTCCCATAGTTCTTATCCTTGCCGTGATAGGCGGCGCAGCGTTCTTATATACGCAGGGTTTCCTCGACCCCGTAGTGAAGCGCATAACAGCCCTCACCGGCGGCGTCAAGGACGAAGGGCCGCCGATAGCTTTCAAGAGCCTTAAATATTCGTACGTGGATAATGTCAACCCGGATGTCGGCAGGTTGCTTGTGCTCGACGGCGAGGTGCAGAGCATGGTAGAGGAAGATGTCGAGGTCGGCGCCATAAGGGTCGTTATTAAAGGCATCGATAAGAATGTCATTAAAAAGCAGTCCGCGAGCCCAACCGGCCTTATAACGGAAGAGACGCTAAGGACGCTGCCTCTGGCCGAGATAAACAAGGAGCTCTCCGGTAGGAGGCTTACGAGCAAGGTTCCGGCCAAAGGGACCATGCATTTTACGGTAGTGTTTGCCGGCATAGGCGAGGATGCCGCAAGCGCAACCGTCGAAATAGTGTATTGA
- a CDS encoding phosphoribosyltransferase family protein produces MTKRHLTHKPQKPHGLKPFINASGIKKIVRSLGRRIKKDYSGRRPVFVGVLRGSFMFTADMAREVGGFAEIAFISISCYGKNNKPLKKARVKSAVGLDIRGRDVIVVEDILDRGVTIKALLAFIKSKNPASISVCALFVRSGRPAYKPRYIGKTIGKGFVVGYGMDYKDDFRCLPEIYVLKGASPYE; encoded by the coding sequence ATGACAAAACGGCACTTAACACACAAACCTCAAAAGCCGCACGGCCTTAAGCCGTTCATAAATGCTAGCGGCATAAAAAAAATAGTCCGCTCGCTTGGCCGGCGCATAAAGAAGGATTACTCCGGCAGGCGCCCGGTATTCGTAGGCGTTCTAAGGGGCTCCTTCATGTTCACTGCGGACATGGCCAGAGAGGTCGGCGGGTTCGCGGAAATCGCGTTCATAAGCATCTCATGCTACGGCAAGAACAATAAGCCGCTAAAAAAGGCCCGCGTAAAGAGCGCCGTGGGGCTCGACATCCGCGGACGCGACGTCATTGTAGTCGAGGACATACTGGATAGAGGCGTTACTATAAAAGCGCTTCTCGCCTTCATAAAGAGCAAGAACCCGGCCTCGATATCCGTCTGCGCGCTCTTTGTGCGAAGCGGCAGACCCGCCTACAAACCGCGCTACATCGGAAAAACCATCGGGAAAGGCTTTGTCGTGGGTTACGGCATGGACTATAAAGACGACTTTCGCTGCCTACCGGAGATATACGTTCTAAAAGGCGCTTCCCCGTACGAATAA
- a CDS encoding AAA family ATPase, whose product MPLPKMIEKLLPPNTVSNEFENAKLKQTHISYVIITTDHAYKIKKPVDFGFLDFTTIEKRLFYCKEEVRLNSRLAEGVYLGIVPVTCDGSNYEIGGSGEIVDYAVKMRRLDENHILRNMLSAETATSVDMERLGVKIASFHKRAATSGTIEAFGSPDTVGRNCTENFQQTLPYIGRTISAETHKAVKTYSDNLIARNAELMALRADKGLVADCHGDLHTDHISFDDGIHAFDCIEFNERFRFSDVISDIAFLLMDLEFYSRGDLARTLEASYFNATGDEEGKKLLDFYKCYRAFVRGKVEGLKLYEAEEPEDEKLKAEADARRYFHLSRMYAEGGYRPTLILVRGLSCSGKSSLARELSAMTGMKVLSSDAIRKELHGITPDKRVIEPYGKGIYSDEATVKTYSTMAERAKKHLSSGRSVIMDATFSLSDQIDAAKTAAHMAGSAFYALECTVDDETAAKRFALRDSNSERISDATMEIYLKQKEAFEQIDPPAAILSPAASPGEQARAAIKKLFMK is encoded by the coding sequence ATGCCGCTTCCAAAAATGATAGAGAAACTGCTGCCCCCAAACACCGTGAGCAATGAGTTTGAGAACGCCAAACTCAAGCAGACGCACATCTCCTACGTCATTATCACAACCGACCACGCATACAAGATAAAAAAGCCCGTTGACTTCGGCTTTCTCGACTTTACCACCATCGAAAAGCGCCTTTTCTACTGCAAGGAAGAAGTACGGCTAAACAGCCGCCTTGCCGAAGGCGTGTACCTGGGTATAGTGCCCGTTACCTGCGACGGCTCAAACTACGAGATTGGCGGCAGCGGCGAAATAGTAGACTACGCAGTAAAAATGCGGCGCCTGGACGAAAACCACATACTAAGGAACATGCTCTCTGCCGAAACAGCCACAAGTGTCGACATGGAGCGCCTCGGCGTAAAGATAGCCTCCTTCCACAAGCGCGCTGCAACAAGCGGCACCATAGAGGCCTTCGGAAGCCCCGACACCGTAGGAAGGAACTGCACCGAGAACTTCCAACAAACGCTTCCATACATAGGCCGCACTATCAGCGCAGAGACGCACAAGGCGGTTAAGACGTACTCCGATAACCTCATAGCCAGAAACGCCGAACTCATGGCCCTAAGGGCCGACAAGGGACTTGTTGCCGATTGTCACGGCGACCTGCACACAGACCACATCTCGTTTGACGACGGCATACACGCCTTCGACTGCATCGAGTTCAACGAAAGGTTCAGGTTCTCGGACGTAATTTCCGACATCGCCTTTCTGCTGATGGATCTCGAATTCTACTCGCGAGGCGACCTTGCAAGAACGCTCGAAGCGTCCTATTTCAATGCTACCGGAGACGAAGAAGGAAAAAAGCTCCTCGACTTCTACAAATGCTACCGCGCCTTCGTAAGAGGCAAGGTCGAAGGCCTAAAGCTCTACGAAGCCGAAGAACCCGAAGATGAAAAACTAAAGGCCGAGGCGGACGCGAGAAGGTACTTTCATCTTTCAAGGATGTACGCAGAGGGAGGCTACAGACCAACCCTTATACTTGTGCGCGGGCTCTCGTGCTCCGGAAAATCATCGCTTGCAAGAGAACTATCGGCAATGACCGGCATGAAGGTACTATCCTCGGACGCGATACGCAAGGAACTGCACGGCATTACGCCAGATAAACGCGTAATAGAGCCTTACGGCAAGGGCATATACTCGGATGAGGCAACGGTAAAGACCTACTCTACCATGGCAGAGAGAGCAAAGAAGCACCTCTCCTCAGGACGATCTGTCATAATGGATGCGACATTTTCGCTCTCCGACCAGATTGACGCTGCAAAGACCGCGGCGCACATGGCAGGCTCTGCCTTTTACGCCCTTGAATGCACGGTGGACGACGAGACCGCGGCCAAAAGGTTTGCCTTAAGGGATTCAAATAGCGAGCGCATAAGCGATGCGACAATGGAAATATACTTAAAGCAAAAAGAAGCGTTCGAGCAAATAGACCCTCCCGCGGCAATACTTTCTCCGGCGGCCTCGCCCGGAGAGCAGGCAAGGGCAGCCATAAAAAAGCTCTTCATGAAATAA
- the queC gene encoding 7-cyano-7-deazaguanine synthase QueC — protein MKKELSIVLVSGGMDSCVSAAMAEKRGPLAFMHSNYGQRTEARELKSFKALARHYRVKKTLVADMRYLKDIGASALTNKAIKMPKGRLKRSDVPSTYVPFRNAQLLSAAISWAEAIGAKNVYIGAVEEDFSGYPDCRQAFFKAFEKAARTGTRPGTKIRIITPLIGITKEEIVKTGIKLKAPLHLTWSCYKDSRLACGECDSCLLRLKGFEGSGMKDPVPYKRRKGK, from the coding sequence ATGAAAAAAGAACTTTCAATTGTTCTGGTAAGCGGCGGCATGGACAGCTGCGTTAGCGCCGCCATGGCAGAAAAACGCGGCCCACTAGCCTTCATGCACTCGAACTACGGCCAGAGGACAGAGGCGCGCGAACTTAAAAGCTTCAAGGCCCTTGCCAGGCACTACAGAGTAAAAAAAACGCTTGTCGCCGACATGCGCTATTTAAAGGACATCGGTGCCTCCGCGCTTACCAACAAGGCGATAAAAATGCCCAAAGGCAGGCTTAAGCGCAGCGATGTCCCGTCTACCTATGTGCCATTTCGTAATGCGCAGCTTCTCTCCGCTGCCATTTCATGGGCAGAGGCCATCGGCGCGAAGAACGTCTACATCGGCGCGGTGGAAGAGGATTTTTCAGGATATCCAGACTGCAGGCAGGCGTTTTTCAAGGCATTCGAAAAGGCAGCGCGCACCGGAACAAGGCCCGGAACGAAGATAAGAATAATCACGCCGCTAATAGGCATAACAAAAGAAGAAATAGTAAAGACCGGCATAAAGCTAAAGGCCCCGCTCCATCTTACGTGGTCATGTTATAAAGACTCGAGACTTGCCTGCGGCGAATGCGATTCGTGCCTGCTTCGCCTTAAAGGGTTCGAGGGCTCGGGCATGAAAGACCCCGTCCCTTATAAAAGGAGAAAAGGGAAATGA
- a CDS encoding deoxyguanosinetriphosphate triphosphohydrolase, which yields MKTLLDIEKREATSLAPYAQKSSESKGRRHAETEHAFRSVFQRDRDRIIHCNAFRRLEYKTQVFVYHEGDHYRTRLTHTIEVAQIARTIARALGLNEDLSEAIALAHDLGHPPFGHTGEKVLDELMKKHGGFEHNAHSLRIVEELERRYPAYPGLNLSWEVREGIAKHRSEHDHPGSFKEYEMEKPPSLEAQIVDIADEIAYNNHDIDDGLSSEMLDEDSLMEVTLWRECRNEAVNAAPGADSKIIKYQTIVRIINTLVSDLVENTAKNIAANNIKTVAAVRGHKGNIATFSPEIAEKNRELKRFLRKNLYNHYRLLRMADKAKRMLTALFEAYIRETSLIAPRFLENIQSLGKERAVCDHIAGMTDRYALDEYKKLFDPYEKV from the coding sequence ATGAAAACCCTTTTGGACATAGAGAAACGCGAGGCAACGAGCCTTGCCCCGTACGCGCAAAAAAGCTCGGAATCAAAGGGCCGAAGGCACGCAGAGACCGAACACGCCTTCCGCTCGGTATTCCAACGCGACAGAGACCGCATCATCCACTGTAACGCCTTCAGGAGATTAGAATACAAGACGCAGGTGTTTGTTTACCACGAAGGCGACCACTACAGAACGCGCCTTACGCATACAATCGAGGTCGCGCAGATAGCAAGGACGATTGCCAGGGCGCTTGGGCTAAACGAAGACTTATCCGAGGCCATAGCTCTGGCGCACGATCTCGGGCACCCGCCATTTGGGCATACCGGCGAAAAGGTGCTCGATGAGCTCATGAAAAAGCACGGCGGCTTCGAGCACAACGCGCACAGCCTTAGAATAGTCGAAGAGCTCGAGCGCAGGTACCCAGCCTACCCGGGGCTTAACCTCTCATGGGAAGTGCGCGAAGGCATCGCGAAGCACAGGTCCGAGCACGACCACCCTGGGTCGTTTAAGGAATACGAAATGGAGAAGCCTCCCTCGCTCGAGGCCCAGATAGTGGACATCGCAGACGAAATCGCCTACAACAACCACGACATAGACGACGGCCTGTCTTCGGAAATGCTCGACGAGGACTCGCTTATGGAAGTTACCCTGTGGAGAGAGTGCAGGAACGAGGCCGTAAACGCCGCACCCGGGGCTGACTCTAAGATAATAAAGTACCAGACAATAGTGCGCATAATAAACACTCTCGTAAGCGACCTGGTCGAGAACACGGCAAAGAACATCGCGGCAAATAATATAAAGACCGTAGCCGCCGTAAGAGGACACAAAGGCAACATCGCGACCTTCAGCCCCGAGATAGCGGAGAAGAACAGAGAGCTAAAAAGATTTCTAAGAAAAAACCTCTACAACCACTACCGGCTGCTTAGAATGGCCGACAAGGCAAAGCGCATGCTCACCGCGCTCTTCGAAGCCTATATAAGGGAGACAAGCCTCATAGCCCCGCGCTTTTTGGAGAACATACAGTCGCTTGGCAAGGAGCGCGCCGTATGCGACCACATAGCCGGCATGACCGACCGCTACGCGCTCGATGAATATAAAAAGCTCTTCGACCCGTACGAAAAGGTTTAA